The window TAGAGACACGGTTGTCATAGCGAtagggatttttcttttcttttttctttttttttgcagagccTCCGATACGGGATTGGACGTTTACAAAAAAGTAGGTCCAGAGGGTCAGAACTCATCCTCGGAGCTGTCGGCGAGCAGCATGGCTTGGTCCTGACTGCTGCTCCCCGTTTCTCCGGTTTGCTGGGAAGAAGAAAACTCCTTAAAAGACGCCCGATTGTCAATGAGAAACAAACTTTGAAGGGACGGACCTGTTGTCTGGTCTTCGTCCTCTGGTGCTTGAGATTGTTCCTCCTTTTGCGGTGAATCGTTCTGATGCCGTACAGGACGCCGACGATTAACAGGGCCCCAGAGATGCTGATTCCAACGGGGGCCAACATCCCGGACACATAACCTGCCTGGGGGAGTGGAGGAAACTAGTGAAGAGGTGTACTCCAGGTGAGCTCAGGCACTGTCCCTTGCAGCTCCAAATGGTTAAGCTTAGAAATAAAGAGGCTCTAACCTTTTCTCTAATCAGTTCCAACCAGCTCCGCACTGCAGGAAAAATCCACACATTTACCAGCGTGACCTTAAATGTTGCAGAACTCATCATTCAGGCTAAAAGACAgatgatgcagaaaaacatgctagCCTACTCAGCCCCTGGTTGCGTTGAACGCAGACGGAAGGTAGAGGAAACATGCAGATCGCAGGCCCCATGGAGGAGGAGTCCGGCGTCGCCGTTGCGTCCTCTTCACTCTTATCTTCCAGAGATTCTTCAGAGTTCTCGTCCTCTTCATCGGGATCCTCTGTGAGGAGCAAACCAGAGATATTTCGGGCCAGAATCTCTTCTTAAAACATCCCCAGCCTGTAAATCTTAATTAGATCCTTGTTAAACCTTAATGCTGCTTTATTCTCTCACCGTCAGACTCCATCGCCTCCAACCCTGATCTGGATTTGTGTTGATGGGTTGTCACCGTTAAAGCTGTCACGGCGTGCTGGTCGGATGAGAAGGTGGAGCCACGGGTGGACAAATTTGCCTCTAATTTTGGCATCTTCGAGGCACCtgataaataaatcaagagTGAGGGAATATCTGTGACTTTGAGCCAGAAAGAGTAAAAACACAGTTCTAAAGAAGAGAGTCTCTGTCGGAGTGATTCCCCAGGTCACCTCCAGCGGGTTGTGGGGAAACAGAAGTGCTGGGGAATGTGGTCGGCTCTAGCTGCTGCCTGCCAGACGTCTGCCAGGGTGGCGTCCAATCTGGAAGTGGTGAGGTCGGTGAGGATGAGGGGCCTTCACTGTCGGCGGGAAAGGGAGGATGGAGGTTGCCGGGCGCCAGCGTGACGGCTGACGCCGTGTCGGGTGGAGCTCTTTCCAATACAGCATCTTCCAAGGGCTCAAAGATGAGAGGGAGCGCTTCTGATGACATGGTGCCTTCCATGGCCTCATCCGGGGACAGCGGGACCACCATGTCCGCTGCGAGTATATGAGACAAGACGAGGGTCAAGCTGGTTGACAGGTGGAAGGATTTTCAGCCCACATTTTACCCGTCAGCGATAGAAAAGAACACGAGTTCTGCGGAGGCTTCCCTTTTGGGCTTAAATATCTCCAAAGTAAGCGGAATATACTTTAACTAGGCTGTAAAACTGCTTCGGGAATTGACGATTTTTTTCCTGCATCCTTCTATAAGGAAGAAGCTTCATCAAACGGACAAACCCCAGTGGATGCTGGGAACACATATTGACTCAGTCATACTCACTAATCCATCTCTATTTTACCTTGCagaaagaaaatgctgaatatcaacatttctgtttcttttggaCGTGGAAAGTGGATAAAAAAAGAGGTTGTAaatcaaatgtataaaagaggTGTGAGATTACTACTGTACAACGCACCGTTCCTTTTCTGgcacttgtgtgtgttctcacattTCCTTCCATGCCCGAGTCAAAAATAGAAAGTAATTAGAGCGCTAAGGGTCTCGGCTGGGGCTCAAAgtggaggaaaagcagcaaagGGAGCGCCTCCGTTGTTAATAATCTAAGGCAATCTCTGCCTCTAGACTTTTCTCCTTTACATTTCACTTTTACATGTAGCCTCACTAAAGCCTGTTTATACTGAATAGCCCTAATAAAGGGCAGATCTTTGCTAAcccttaaaaaaagaagaagaaattgaGCACCACTGTGCACATGCATGGCCATTTTCATGGTCTATTCACCTTCACTGGCCCTGGTTGCCTCAGTCCACACACTTTGTGGTCCATCATCTCTGGGCATCAAGTTTGCTCCGATATCAGGTAAGAGAGGATCAGGCTGGGAGGATCCAGTTGGTCCATAATGATCCCAAAATGGCGTGGAGGTCCGAGGGGTGGCGAAATCCAAAGGAGGGATCGATGATGGATGGTGATCGGTCCGATCTGGTTTATGTTCCTTATCTTTGGCGTCACCTtggtctctgctctccctctttGTGATATTCATCTGGGGTAAAATGGAGGAAGGTGCTGAATTTCCACGCAGAGGTAACCTGGCAGTCAGCACATCTCCCTGTTTAGGTGTAACCGGATGGTCCAGGAACAGAGGTGACACTGAAGACGATTGTCTTCCAGAGTCCCTCGTCTCAGATGCGATCCCAACCTTTTTTATCTCACTTCTGTTGTTCCAGGCCTCTCCGCCAGCCACGCTCGACCCAGATCTTCCACCATGGCCGTCCCCGTTTTCTCTCTGCGTCACCACAGCTGCCCCCGTGGGTGTTTCATGTGGGGCGgcttctcctcctgcacctACTTTCCAGAGCAGCCCACTCACACCTGAGTGGCCAGACCTCAGGTGTTTGGTTTCCAGCGAGCCGACACACTCTCCGGAACAGTTGCCGTCCTGGCTGTGGTGGACTGGAGTTCCACACACGCAGAGGCAGATCCCAgtcaggaggagggggcggagggtCTTGAACAGCATCATCTCTCTCACACCTTATTCCCTGTAAAGTGGATGCAAATTGAAATGCCGACAGGCTCAAAGCAGCAGACGTGTGGTCAGAAACAGAGTGAACATGGCGCATTTAAAGTACAATGGTCAGAATGACTCCTACGTGCAATCGGTTGTGAATAATGTGGATATAAACTCCTTATAGTCACAGACTCGTCTGGCTAGCATGGCCACCCACACATTCTTCATCTTCACAGGGCTTTAATTAATTTATGGCCTTCTGGACCAAGtctgcagaaaacacagacacatttgtATGGATGGATGCCCTGAAACCCTCACTTTGTTGTTTTGGATACAGTGGTGAACTGtaaaagggagagggaggggatcTGACACAGCAAATCTTCCGCTCCCCCTCAGTGTTCCTCctaaaaatagcagcaggtTTTCTATCCTGTAGCCTACATAAAGATCCATGAATGTTACATTTTCTCATTACATAAGCCTAAATCTCCGCAGTAAAACAAGGAACAGCCATTTTCATAGTCAGAATCCTATTTAAATGCGAGGTACAGATGGGAACTGCACGTGGCGCACATGATTTGGCATCATTGATCACCCAATGATCGATCACAGTTGTGGGAAAGATGGATGATACAAACTACTTTTCCATGATGTCCGAGCGTGACAAAAACAcgtcagagaggaagagatcaCCCTGATTCCAGCAATGTCACAGCACATCCCACTTTGCCACCAACATGCGCACGTCCCCTGGAATCGATTAACGCGCTCAGACGCGTCTCACATTGCGAACATTTGAATTCGGATGCGAGCTGCGTTCCTGCACAGCGTCTGACAACGACAATGCATTCTGATTGACAATTCGCGAACAAATGCGTAAAAGGAATCAAATAAACTTTACCCTCCTGTGCTCATGATCGCTCCACCTGTAAGAGACGCAGCTTCTCCCGCAGCGCGCAAAAGGATTTGCAGGGACACGAACGCGTGAAGGCTGAAGGATGAGAGGCTTGTTGTCGTGCAGTTCAGCGTCACCGACTCAAAGTCTCTATCCACGCCTGCTTCATGAGGGGTGCCAAGAAATATGATAAATATGACGCCTGACGACGATGGACGTACAAATGAATCAAAAGTCATTTATTCAGTCGTGCAAGACTTGAAGAATGACAGAGACTGAAGAAACCTCCCACTGAccttactttttttttttaaagaaagtatTTTAACTTTCTTTCTTATAGCACAAAAAAGAAGTGTGATAGTACAATTAAggcttctcatttttattatctttaaaaatATGATTAATGATATGATGTCACATCGTTGCAACAGTGTGACGTGATATCCGTGAATGGGTTTGCCTTCAATAAACTGTTATTCTAAAGGAGCGTGCGGTAAATGTGTTaatattttttgcttttaaatggtTCCTTTTTGGAAAGTTCAAGAAAATGACGTTTTGATCAGGCACCTTGACGTGACGTCATCCTGTCTCGGAGGACCCGACCCAACCCCACCGGAAGACAACAGATTTTTTATCCATTTCATACGATGCAAATTTGGAATTATCAACGCTAACTATCGGCATTTTTTCCAGAAGAATTTGGTACAATGCCCTTGTTTGACGGCTTAGTAAGTGGAGGAGAGAAAACTGCGATCGTCATTGACTTGGGAGCGGCATATACAAAGTGAGCGTCAGTTGCTATCGcattgtttttcaatagatccATCCATTTAGCATAATATCTCGGCGAAATTTTCTTTATTCTCTAATCACAACTGATCGGCACTTTTAGCAGTAAGATTCCACAGTTGCAGTATGTACGGTTTCTATACGGATGTATAGCTGTACCAATGctaactgatgctaatgctaaggtTTGGCATGTTACTGTTCAGCTTATTCAAAATGCAAGATAGTGTCTAATCTATATAAATATGTATGGTTATTTATGGCTTCATGGTGAAGTGCACTGCCCCATAAACGCATTACAACACCATGACATTATGCTACCATTAGAATGTCCAATTCAGTAGTAGCTAAACGCATGTTAAATTATTTACGTAGCCAGAAATGCATGGAATGCTGTTGAAACATGTGTTTATATGTGGCTAAATTATAAAGTGACCCAGAATTTTATTGTGACATAGACGATTGATCTTTAAAAGTAAGTAGGTTTTTGCACCCGGAGAACAAAAGTCTTTAGCAATAGTAAATGCTGGTGTAAGTTGCTGAACATTTCATCCTGTTGATTAGAAACCAGCCCAAGGCAAGTCACATGAATATCAAGAGATCAAATCCTTTAATAAGGTTGCATTTGTTTGTTACTTAATTCTGAATTTGGACATTTTGAGTTGGTGGGTTTAAAATAATACGTCTTGGCTTTATACCAACAACTGCTACAATTAactactaaaaaaaaatctccccaAAAACGTTAAACTCCATTCACTTGTATGGCTATATGTGGCTGAATTGGGAACTGTTGTGTTATTGCTTGTGTTTGACCCTTATCTCCCTTACAGATGTGGCTTTGCAGGGGAAACGGGGCCCAGGTTCATAATTCCGAGCGAGATCAGGAAACCAGGACAACAGCAGGTGGGACGGCAGCATTTTTTGCTGTGTGGAAATACTTGCATTGTCCAAAATGTTAACTGAATGTGACTCAATGTCATGTTCGCAGGCCATCAAAGTAGTTCAGTACAATATCAACACAGAAGAACTTTATGCCATCCTCAGAGAGTTTATCCATTTACTGTACTTCAGGTGAGGCTGCTTTGTTTGTTCATAAATGTCTAAATGCAAGAGTTGAGCTCCCTAAAATCCTCCTATTTGTCTCATCAGGCACCTGCTTGTGAATCCTCGCGACAGAAGGGTGgtcatcatcgagtccatcctctgCCCGTCTCACTTCAGGGAGACACTCACCAAGGTTTTCTTCAAACAGTTTGAGGTATCAACACAAATTTTATCTGTTTTATAGAATCTGGAACCTAATTTCTATGGTTTTTACACATGTGGAATGtaagtaattttaaaatatatgccaAAATCTTTTAAATCACGCTCAATGCTCCTCCtgtgcttatttttattttttttccaacacaAATGACCCTTTGGTAAATGTAAAAACTGTCTTGTTTCCTTCTTTGTGTCTaagttgttgctgttgaactttaTTTTGCCAGGTGCCATCTGTGCTCTTTGCTCCAAGCCACCTCATGGCCATCATGACTTTGGGCATTAACTCTGCCCTGGTGATGGACTGTGGATACACAGAAACACTCGTCCTGCCTGTATCCTTTTATTGTCCAAGAGGAGGAACACACAAGTCTCAAAGCTGCCCACTGGGACATGAATTGTTTACAGTTTGGGTGGACAAAAATAATAGATTAATAAATAATagattattatatattatatgtaTTATATACATGAAACGAAGCTTTGCATAGTAagaagaaaacataaaaaaacctcaatattatatataataatataatataattctctctctctctatatatatatagatagatagatagatagatagatagatagatagatagatagatagatagatagatagatagatagatagatagatagatagatagatagatagatagatagatagaatagAATCTTTGGATGTTGGACAGTACTTGTAACTAAGGGTGAGCTGTAGGTGTACcttgtttttaaagaagcaTTTGTAGGGataaaaaatgaatttgttttcCATCTGGAAGCAAGAACAAGATTCAGTATTAACTTTACCCTTTTAGAGGTCAAGCAAATTTGTATCTTATAGAATTGTTTCCGCCTTAATTGTGAGATTAGGTGTATGAGTGCACTCCTATCCTGCCAGCTTGGGAGGCATTGCCTTTGGGAGGGAAAGCCATCCATAAGTAAGTAGCTCTTCAGGACAGGAGTGGGAGGATAGTGTTTTGGTAAACTATAAAAAGAAATAGATCCCTTTAGGGTGGAAATCATGgaaatcttttgtttttcttgcagaGAGTTAGATGGGCTCCTCATAGAGCAGTGCACAGTGGACACAGATGCAGCTGCTGGACAGAGCATACCTGCTGTCATCGGTACTCACTGGCATTGGAATTACTCTGTTTCTTTTAAGTCCCTTATATCTGATAAATTTGCCTTACAGTACAGggaaaaaatgtattgtttttgaCCTGTGATGCGTCATTAATAGGAATGGCGGTAAATTATACCTACTGCATGTACTCTATTTTAGCATTCTTGCACCAAACAGAACCATTGTGAGCTCTGAGGtttgcagcagagaggaagcagctcGACACACTCATCTGCATCAATAATTAAGAGTCGCTCACTTGACTCAACTGGCACCTCTGCAGTGAGCTCTGAAGGGCTTAATCCCACCTCAGGATGAAAAATACAAGAAGTCTGCAGAGTTTATAAACTGTATTAAAGAAGATTATGTTATTATCATCTATTTTCCCCCACAAATCCTCCATATGCATGTGCACAGTCTTCTAGATGAGTCTTTATGTGACAGTAGGGATCATATACTGAGGTTTTCTCTCGCATTCCCCTAATCGCTGATGTTTGAGTTTAATGGAAGAGCCACATAACTGATTTGCACCGAAGTGAACTACAGTTATTTGATGtagctctcttctctttttgcGTTAAGGAACAATCCCAGAGGAGACTGTGGAGGATATCAAGGGTAAGTTTGAATAGTTTATTTTCATGTGATCTTTTTTGGCTCACAAATTTTGTTCTTTTAGTTTCAGAAaagctgaaacacaaacacattttttcattttcaatgaTCATTTTTTGGTTCTGGCAGCTCGAACATGTTTTGTCAGTGACCTTCAGAGAGGTTTAAAGATCCAAGAAGCCAAGTTTAACCTGGATGGATCAGCTCAGGTAAACATCTAGTTCTAGACCTTTGCATCTAGTTACAGTCATTAATAAGCCATTCAAATGATTCGCCTCTGTTTTTTAGCGCCCTGCTGATCCTCCCGATGTTGCATATCCTCTGGATGGTGAGAAGATACTTCACATAAAAGGATCAATCAGGTAGCTGACCAAATATGCGTTCAGTGGATTCACATTATTttggccttttaaaaaaaaattatttcatCCTTCTTACACCTATCACTAAAGTGAGTAGTTTTAGTGCACATTAGAACCCTGTTACTTCAGGGAGGATGACTACAGATGGGTGAGCTTCAGGGCCTAGTTTTTCCTTAAGAATAGTGACATCTAGCGGCGGATTGCCCTTAAAGCAGCAACTCGATTTGGTCCCGGTAGTCACCTTTACAGTAAATAATCAGAGGAATATGTATGTGGTGGAGAAGTGCCATCACACTGTGtaaaaaagactttaaatccCAGTATTTTTATAGCAGTTCTCTGAACACTGCAGAGCAAATGCATcatctgtctttattattattttttcctaACAGGGACTCTGTGATGGAGATCCTTTTTGAACAGGACAATGAAGAAAAGAGTGTTGCCACCCTCATTCTGGATACCCTCGTCAAGGTACAGATAAAATATGAAAACTATACGATAGATACAATCTGCTTCCTAATTATCCTGCTGGAATCCTTTAGTGTCTTTGGCAGGCGGAACGCAAGAACCTAGTTTTTTCTACTCCAAAAAGAGATTGATTACGCAGTTTGACGTaatgtggttgccatggcaatgtGGGCTacagtgttgttttgtttctccaTTGGGAACCATGTCAGCAGAGCACAGCCTAATTAATCTCTGTAGGtccagaagcagcagcgctgATGTGTGTGCCCTTAGACAAGCCTATATATATAATGTGACTATGCAATTTTAATGTTGGGATTTGTTCATGTGTCTCTAGTGCCCCATTGATGCTCGGAAGGTGCTGTCGGAGAACCTGGTAGTGATCGGCGGCACCTCCATGCTGCCAGGTTTCCTCCACCGACTCTTGGCTGAGATACGCCTCCTGGTGGAGCAACCGAAGTACAGCAACGTGCTGGCGAGCAAGAGCTTCCGCATACACTCTCTTCCAGCCAAGCCCAACTGCACCGCCTGGCTTGGAGGTCAGAGATGAAGTTCTTATCACCCTGGTGTTAGAATTTGTGGAAAATAATCGGTGCGTATTTGTAAACCATTATTCCTGTCTTCATACTGTACAGGTGCTATTTTCGGAGCACTTCAGGATATACTGGGCAGCAGGTCTGTGTCTCGGGACTACTACAACCAGACAGGCCGCATTCCAGACTGGTGTTGCCTGAGCTCCCCTCCACCAGAATCCCTGTACGAAGCAGGAAAGACCCCTCCTCCACTGATGAAGAGAGCCTTTTCCACAGAGAAGTAGTTTGCGAGGTCGTTCAAGCAGCATATTATTCTTTACCCAAACAGAACACTGCAGTCATTTAAGTGTAACTTACTGTTATTTGTGAACTACAGGCAGTTGTACTTGTTAGGAAGGTATATTTATTCCTCCCGCACTGATTCAGGACTGTTTGACGATCAGGTGAGCTGGATTCTGACCACAACCCAACACATCTGGTAAATTAAGGAGGGCAAAATGATATTCAAAACCACTTAAAGTGTGAGAATTTCAGCTAGATTTTAATGAATGTGCTTCACATAGCAGCATCTGTTTGTGTAGAAGACTCACGTGTGGATGTGTTGGAAGTGAAACTtaagaagcaaaacaaaaatatggtttaaaaaaaagcagatgtgACCacggggggtgggtgggggaccATGTCCCAGAGGGATTAAAACCAAGCttctcttatttattttacGGGCTGTGCTTTCATTGCCCACGTGTTGCAAGTTATTCCACATGATAACACTTTTTATAGTTGGGCGGATTTGTTGATGTGAAATTTCAAATACAAATGCCTCCTCCTGTCACAGCTCTGAAAAGCAAATCGGACAAACCAAACCAAATTTGGCTGCATGCGTTTGTTCATAAACTGTAACACAACCTTCCCGACCACCTCGTCTTACTCTGTAACTTGTAAACGAAAACATTAAAAGCGTCATATTGCTCATACGTTCTGACCTTTGTTTCCTAAAATGGTGAAACTATAAACACATACCATAATAATTTGCTATGATTTTAAGACTTTACGTTCAAATTATAATATTGTGATTAGTCTTTAAGCTTTTGTGGACTGTCCAGGACCCAGTCCAAACATGTCCCTCGTGTCCCTGATTTGTTGACTGTATTTGTGATTTGTAGGTCACGCTAAAACGGTTGCGTAACAGTCGGCCGTCAGACAGAATATAATCCCTGGTGATAATTCCCCAGCTGAGCCGTAACCTCTGAACTCACTGTTGTGCTTGTCCAAGAATGGGGGCAGCTCCGTTTGACCTTTCGGGTCACACGCTCGGCGCCGGTCCATCTCCGGGCTTGGGAAACGGTAgcattacccagaatgcacctgcCGCTCAAACACAAGCAAATGTGGGAAATGAGATGAGTCTCTTCAGGTTTCTGCAGATGATGTAGGGCCGGGCCATGGTCGCACAGATATGGTCTCCTGTGGTCACTAAAGATTCGCCCACATTTAAGGAAATGTAGGGCTACACAAAcccacctgctgcttctgccacgGCGGAGGGAAACCCCGTCCTCCCTCGATGGGGACTGGGACTGGAGCATCAGTGAGGTTCCCAGAGACAgaaagtagcagcagcagctgtcagttTGACCTCTGGATTTCATACTGGGAGTCtgagtagaggagaggaaacaccACCCCCCTCCAGAAAGTGGGTGAGTTATCGCTGTAGTGAGTGCTGGGACTTTGGGATCGCTGTTCACACACCCCCAAATCTGTCAGGATTTCACCTTTGCACAGGATAGCACGATGTTTAATAACCTTTAGAAACGCTCTGAAACTGTGGGAATAATATTTGCTTGTGCACATGGTACAAAATGCCCCGCCAAGAAAATACACCAAGTCTAATTGTAAAATTGCTGAATTATGTAATTGCAGTTCAAAAAATAGGCATCCTGATTTGGATCGGGCCATttgtgaggggggaaaaagggaggaaaatcaTTTGTGGCAGTCTTCTTGTCATTTACTGACCCTGTTtacgagctgctgcagcacccagctgctccaccaccatGGCTCCAAAGAGAGGAGGGTCGTTTTAACGCTGTTTTCAGAACAGAGCAGACCCATAAATTTGTTGAAGCACATCTGAGCCCTCCCAATAAACACAAGAACACTGGTGTGACGTTTTCAGCCTGGAGCTGCGATCGATGCAGTTTTTTTGACACAACTTTTCACATTATAATCAATTTAGATCCTGTATTAGATTAAATGCAACACAAATCCTCTATGAAATGTATGGCTGGTTACTTTTACTAACGTAAAACCGACGTCGTACCACAAAAACCCCTCAGTGACCATAACGGATATGTTTAAACTAAGACAACTATCTCTTTTTTAGGGTCATTATAGATGAATATTCTTGTTTTTGTAATTACCGCGAcgtcatttgtgtttgtggcgCGCGCGCTCCGTCGCAGCTCGTGCTCGCAGAGGGACGTCATTTAAAAAGTCGCGCGCCGTCCTCACGCCTCTTCAGATGTTCCTtcctgagaggagcggaggTGCTGGTTCTGTTCGGCAACATGCAGCTTCTAATCGGAACCATGCAGCTCTTATTGGCCCTCGTGCTCCAGGTCGCACCTGCGCAGGTAAATCTGGGTTTTTAAATAATCGCACGCCCTTTTCTGTGAAGCCACAGCCATTATTGAGATTTGTTTTAGGAGTCCCGAAAGCTGACTTAGCATTATTATCACATGATATTATTTGAATCCATGTGCAATAATTTAAAAGCATAAAGTGACGAAAGAATTGATGATTCCTCAAACTGATGCGGATCAGGACCCAACTGGCGCATTAATAATTGTTGCCCCCAGAATCGGAATTGCAGTGAACATCAATGTTTTTAAACGATCACTTCTGGTCAGCAGTGATTAGGTTTTGTGGATTAAATCCACTTCtactgtaaatgtaaaatgacGTGTAAAGAGGAACTGAGGTCATTCTCTTGAAGAGCAGAAACTGATGAGATCACCAAAATAAGGACAATAACAGGAATACGCTTTAGACCTTAGTACCAAACTCAGGGAGACAGAGTATCTCTTTTATCCTAATATTACAGATATTAGTTTAAATGGACTCCAACACACTGAGAAGTCAGTCCCTCACTAAAGAATCCCTGAACCCTTTATGAAGTGGTCCAGTACCACCTATAGAGGGGATGCTAGTATTattctgaggttttttttaattactgtaGAACCCTGCACGTTTGAGTACAGTCCTGCCTGTTTGACCAAACATAAAAGCCCTTCTTGGTTAAACTGTTGCCCTTTGTAGCGTTTGGTGTTCTCACATCGCATCAGTGTTGGCAGAACATAGGGATgcagcagagaggtgaggagcaACAAAGACACTGTTGagtttcagaaccagaggagagcCAAGATCAATCTAGCACTTGTGTTTCTCTTCAGTTTGATGCTCACAAATCTGGACTGGGAGTATGTGAGAACATGACTGGATTCACGCTGAGTCCTGAACCAGGCCTTTGTTTAAACCGTGTTTATTGTGTGTAAATCTCCCACGAGTGAAGATGACGGCTACTCTTCGCTGTTATTCTTTTCAGACTTTGAGGGGGTTTGCTTTCTTGTCATAATAAAACATTCTAGGGTTACGGTAGATGGGGCTGCTGGCGGCTCCTCTCGTCGATTTTTGCTGATTTGCACAGCGGTGCACCAGAGAAACCATGCTGCATCTTTGTTGCTCCGGGTTCGGGGGCTTTTCCTCTGATTGGCGGACTGAGTGTCAATGTAATGAACACCAAACTGGCTATGACTGCACAGGAATCGGTGTGTGAATGGGCTGTGAAACCTTTTGAAATACCCAATTTTGCCACAAGATGGCAGAGTTACCGCTTCTATGGACTTATACTTTTATAATTACCAACTTTAAATGTAAGTGGCTGTTTAATATCtatattttcacctttttaaagATTTCATATCCACCAGAAAAGGGTCCCACAAAAGGTAGGCACTCTGTTTGGCTTTATCACACCAAAAGCTATTCTCCTGCTCGCGCTATTTTAAAGCCTTAAGATTGAACTTGTCACGTAGTAATGACATTCCAAGAGGTGTGGGCAAAGAGCATGTGTCAGCccatggagcagctggtggatgTAGAGCAAGAGTACCCTGGAGAAGTGGAATATACCTACATGCCTGCTTGTGTCCCACTTAAGAGATGCTCTGGTTGCTGTGGAGATGAGTATCTGGAGTGCCAGGCGACACTTGAAAGCAACATCACTCTGCAGGTgtggctgcatctctgatcaCACCTGATTTGTGAACTTCCTTCACACCTTTGGGGTTAAAGATAAACATTCAGTTTTCACTTTTCCTCCCCTATCAGGTGATAAGAATTCAGCAGGCATCCATGAACTATGTGGAGATCACATTTGTAGAGCATCAAAGATGTGAATGCGGGTGAATCACAGATTCTTTCTATTGCAGCctaaattaatttttaaaaaaaagctaattttcAATTGTTTTTCATCCCAGATTAAAGATCCATAAGAAATCCATCAATAATAAAAGGTCAGTCAGTCGATTTGCTCTTTCTGTCTAAGACCTGAATGCATCAGCGAACATCCTCAGTGCACTTTGCTCTTCCTCCACTGCAGCAGTGACTCTGTCAAGAACAAACTTCGTCGGATGAAGCACAAGAAGGCAGCAGACGGCTGCGGGAAGTAAGAAATGGATTAgctcaaagacacacacacacacacacacacacacacacacacacacacacacacacaca of the Takifugu flavidus isolate HTHZ2018 chromosome 19, ASM371156v2, whole genome shotgun sequence genome contains:
- the actr10 gene encoding actin-related protein 10, translated to MPLFDGLVSGGEKTAIVIDLGAAYTKCGFAGETGPRFIIPSEIRKPGQQQAIKVVQYNINTEELYAILREFIHLLYFRHLLVNPRDRRVVIIESILCPSHFRETLTKVFFKQFEVPSVLFAPSHLMAIMTLGINSALVMDCGYTETLVLPVYECTPILPAWEALPLGGKAIHKELDGLLIEQCTVDTDAAAGQSIPAVIGTIPEETVEDIKARTCFVSDLQRGLKIQEAKFNLDGSAQRPADPPDVAYPLDGEKILHIKGSIRDSVMEILFEQDNEEKSVATLILDTLVKCPIDARKVLSENLVVIGGTSMLPGFLHRLLAEIRLLVEQPKYSNVLASKSFRIHSLPAKPNCTAWLGGAIFGALQDILGSRSVSRDYYNQTGRIPDWCCLSSPPPESLYEAGKTPPPLMKRAFSTEK
- the LOC130515712 gene encoding uncharacterized protein LOC130515712 isoform X1 translates to MMLFKTLRPLLLTGICLCVCGTPVHHSQDGNCSGECVGSLETKHLRSGHSGVSGLLWKVGAGGEAAPHETPTGAAVVTQRENGDGHGGRSGSSVAGGEAWNNRSEIKKVGIASETRDSGRQSSSVSPLFLDHPVTPKQGDVLTARLPLRGNSAPSSILPQMNITKRESRDQGDAKDKEHKPDRTDHHPSSIPPLDFATPRTSTPFWDHYGPTGSSQPDPLLPDIGANLMPRDDGPQSVWTEATRASEADMVVPLSPDEAMEGTMSSEALPLIFEPLEDAVLERAPPDTASAVTLAPGNLHPPFPADSEGPSSSPTSPLPDWTPPWQTSGRQQLEPTTFPSTSVSPQPAGGASKMPKLEANLSTRGSTFSSDQHAVTALTVTTHQHKSRSGLEAMESDEDPDEEDENSEESLEDKSEEDATATPDSSSMGPAICMFPLPSVCVQRNQGLMRSWLELIREKAGYVSGMLAPVGISISGALLIVGVLYGIRTIHRKRRNNLKHQRTKTRQQQTGETGSSSQDQAMLLADSSEDEF
- the LOC130515712 gene encoding armadillo-like helical domain-containing protein 4 isoform X2, coding for MMLFKTLRPLLLTGICLCVCGTPVHHSQDGNCSGECVGSLETKHLRSGHSGVSGLLWKVGAGGEAAPHETPTGAAVVTQRENGDGHGGRSGSSVAGGEAWNNRSEIKKVGIASETRDSGRQSSSVSPLFLDHPVTPKQGDVLTDRTDHHPSSIPPLDFATPRTSTPFWDHYGPTGSSQPDPLLPDIGANLMPRDDGPQSVWTEATRASEADMVVPLSPDEAMEGTMSSEALPLIFEPLEDAVLERAPPDTASAVTLAPGNLHPPFPADSEGPSSSPTSPLPDWTPPWQTSGRQQLEPTTFPSTSVSPQPAGGASKMPKLEANLSTRGSTFSSDQHAVTALTVTTHQHKSRSGLEAMESDEDPDEEDENSEESLEDKSEEDATATPDSSSMGPAICMFPLPSVCVQRNQGLMRSWLELIREKAGYVSGMLAPVGISISGALLIVGVLYGIRTIHRKRRNNLKHQRTKTRQQQTGETGSSSQDQAMLLADSSEDEF
- the LOC130515712 gene encoding armadillo-like helical domain-containing protein 4 isoform X3 encodes the protein MMLFKTLRPLLLTGICLCVCGTPVHHSQDGNCSGECVGSLETKHLRSGHSGVSGLLWKVGAGGEAAPHETPTGAAVVTQRENGDGHGGRSGSSVAGGEAWNNRSEIKKMNITKRESRDQGDAKDKEHKPDRTDHHPSSIPPLDFATPRTSTPFWDHYGPTGSSQPDPLLPDIGANLMPRDDGPQSVWTEATRASEADMVVPLSPDEAMEGTMSSEALPLIFEPLEDAVLERAPPDTASAVTLAPGNLHPPFPADSEGPSSSPTSPLPDWTPPWQTSGRQQLEPTTFPSTSVSPQPAGGASKMPKLEANLSTRGSTFSSDQHAVTALTVTTHQHKSRSGLEAMESDEDPDEEDENSEESLEDKSEEDATATPDSSSMGPAICMFPLPSVCVQRNQGLMRSWLELIREKAGYVSGMLAPVGISISGALLIVGVLYGIRTIHRKRRNNLKHQRTKTRQQQTGETGSSSQDQAMLLADSSEDEF